The genomic segment ttattaaatgatgaaattgaaaagaaaaatcaatttaataaaaaaaatcaaaaacaacaattaaatgaatgagaacatttgaaaaaaaataatatattataaataaatattaaaggatgaaattgaaaactcatcaaaattttataaaaggttcaaaaaaaaataaaaaattaatagaataaaaaattaaagttgaaatatcaataaataaaagaacaactttaaaatttaaaatgatcaacttgaattttaaaaagaaaaaagagaaattaaaaaaaacacatccgATAATAAACTATCTCACCATCAAAACCATGCACCGccataaaaggaaaaagaaattgcatATTCCAATGACATGTTAGAAGGAAATTCTTGGCAGTCAAAATTAAGATGTAGCATGCTATACCATGTCCCCCACTTTCTAGTACATGttgtcacttttatttttttaattatattttatatttattaaaatataaaatcattcggtaactaatttaattataattaaaaaatcaaaataaaatataaatattctttgaacacgaattaaaaaaatataaaaaacttatttattccTAATCAACCTGGCAATAGTAAATGAACTTTGTAAAAAGATTGTATAACCCTCAAttgttagttaattttttttatttttttatttttatgattttgaaaaattttatgctaaaattaataatcaattttttaaattttttaaatgaggaaGAAAAACAGACTGAAGTGTAAAAGAAGGATAATTTCCATGTTCAATCTCAGTTTCAATTACATTGCACGTTTCAAAGATCTCATATATAGGATTCATAAACAAgattaacaaatatatttaatttacatTCTACATTAGTTCGACgggaataaaataatttgatttgaataaaatacttttctaaTTAGGTGGAGACtcgtaaataaaatataaccaaTCACGTTACCCTTTGAGTTTTTCTAGATTTGCATTATGGTCAAGAAGCACATGATGGGGATTATTTTATAGGATCCTGTTTAGTAATCGGTGCAGCAGCACGATGCCAATAAATAATGTGAAAGGTGGAATACACGCgcatataattacaaaaatggAGTATAAAACtgtaaaattgtttaaaaaaataaagattaagtcATACATgttcagaataaaaaattaaaagaaaaaatcatatatttttttatatatttttgaatatttaaaatacaagataagtagtctatttatatatatatatatatatatatatatatatatatatatatatatatatatatatatatattaaaagatattagaaaatttaaatgtcatggaaaaccaaaaaacaaaactgaagAGTCATGAAGTCTAAAAATCTAATGggcatttaatatatataattataaattgtataatatttccttttaaatgatcatgtattaaaaatatctcaTTAAAACCTTGtaaaagattaaagaaaatttaataagaaaaaaacttgaatgtgtttacttttttttttttagattaatgtggATGTACGGGTCAGTTTACGCGTATGTCGACTAATCTCatgagccctgaagttaacgactatgtaattCTTCAGGGGCTTTGAGATTTATGAAACTCGAACTGATGATCTCTAGAATACAAACTCAAAACTTGACTAATTAAGCTacacccatatatatatatatatatatatatatatatatatataatgacctTGAGCCCCTTCAACTCTAAACAAatcttttgtaaaaaacaagCAAGATGAAGATTTCAAAGATCTCAAattctctctcctttctttttctaatataCTCACATCTTTCCAATATATCATATATAAGCCAAGGCTAAATCTAATCATTCAAAGCTCAAATTAATGATCACTAAGCTTtttcctatatatattttgatggcGTCAACTGCAGAAAGAAGCAGATAACAACAACACTAGAATTTCTGGTTCAGTCTCTCCTTTCACAATTGAGAAAGAATCTCCTTCCTCGATCCAGTCTTTATGGGAACTTTCATTTGGCCGCTAGCTCGACACTTCTCCAAATTAATTAAGTCTATTTATCCTACATCTAAACAATGTATTATgatggtccttattttttaaaaaacaatatatacacaagttttgaaaaacacaataattaattaataaactttgttttttaatactaatttcaactcacaatataaaatataacaaacatGCACTAatttgacaaaagaaaaaatatgagtGAGATTGAAGGGGCCAAGAGCCCTTGAAACAGCAGTAAACTCCTTAACATATAATCATGCGTTAATTTGTCTTGTGTGCCAATCCCAATTATTGGATTACAATAATCTCTTTCAAACGTATGATCCATTCACTTCTGTAGAAGAGGCTCCCTTTTGTCATCCCATGTACTTAGCCGATTTTTGGCACCCTCCACCTGAAAATTATGCgacataataatatataataataaaaatgcttGCGTAAtccaaacacacacacacacacataaccAATGAGAGTGGCTTTTGTTTGATTAGAGTGGTAATTAAAAGGGAGACGAACATAATTAACATTATCAGATGTTAATTAGTGTGTACGTACCTCTTTATTCCAGTCTGTTCTCCAAGTGACCCACAGCAAAATCAAAGTTTGCAAAACTGTGCCCCCCAACATGCCTGACCAGATACCCTGGAGAAAACAATAACTATATAACAACCATTCATGATAAAAATCTCTACCACACTATTTAGAACCctcttaattaagtttaattaagaggttttaataaaaaaaaaatatttataatcattttagtataaaaaattaaattttaaatgaacatcaatctctaaaaataatataaaaataaatcagatgCAACTCATTTGATTTACTACTCtaagaagaaataattttaaaaactaacttcTTAAAAATACTACGTTtatacatatgtttttttagagatttttaaagaaataagataATTCTGATagagataatataaaaaacaaaataaatttaatttcaacagGTAAAAACTatgcaataatatatattacctTGGCACCAAGGTCAAATGTAAAACCAAGAAGCACCCCTAGAGGAACACCAATAAGGTAGTAGCATCCTACGTTAACATATGCAACAAATGCTTGCCATCCACATCCCACAGCCACCCCTTCAGCACGCACAAAATTGAAGGAAACAGTTAGATTTGAGAACATATATATGTACTTATATATCATAATGAAGACCACATGAAGTTCCATCTTCGACGACAGAACAGTACTTAAGCTTTGCTGTAATTAATGGCAACCATTGATGTTTCCCTTCTTCTTTCCTCGATTTTGTCAACATTCCAATGCTACCTCCCTTGGTTTCGGAATCATGCAATTACTCGTCTTATGAAgacataaaattatgatttttttttcctgagagAGACACATTTGTTGCAATGACAAGAGGCAACAGCAAAGGTTTTAATTCCGGTACACAATGATATTGAGGCCAGAGCCTGCCGCCTTTGGTACTTTactgttgtttttattattattactgaaTGAAAATTAGAATATCActtgtttaataattattatgattaaaaaaaaacacctcccATTATTTCACTCCTATATATTCAGTCATTTTGCAGTAAATTATCTGTGCTTGGTATCGCTAACCCTCACGAGTGATGTATTACAGCACAATTGCTAAACTAAAATTGTAGTAAATTAGTTACTGCAGAATTTATTAGAGAAGCTGGCAGCTATCAAAGAAGCTATTGAGGAATATTTAACTGcgattcaattattttttttaactgtttttaatttcaaaaaacattaaatttagattttgggtatttttagatgatttttatatattaatataaaaaattaaaaaatattattttaatatatttctaaataaaatacaatattcACGGTACAACCCTTACCGGATAGTACAGGCTGAACACCGTTTAGTATGAGAGTGACAGCGAGGAATGGAGAGAGGTCAGAGGCAGCTTTAGCAACAACTTCACCTTCAGTGAAGATATAGCTAATGGAATCTCGAAATATCAGCACAATAATGGCTGCGATTACTGAAACTACAAATGAGCATGAAGTCACCACAAGGACTGAAAATGATGCTGATTTTGGATGTCCTGCTCCTAGCTCATTGCTCACTCTCACACTGTTTAAGACCAAGTAGATGTTAATTGCCTATCTTCATGTAAATAATGGAGCTCCTATAAATGTATGTAAAATCGCAATTCCCCTACATGTTGTACACTGACTTTAGGACAATATCATGGTgtgttgaaaattatatttgcgAGCGTCCATACATAAGCAGATGAGAAACATAATAATTTCAAACCAGTTGACCTATTTATTGACAAGACATCATGATGTCCTACTGTTTTTTAAACAACTGTAATAATTGGTGGGTGTAGTTTCATGGATGGAACAATTATGGGATTAATTGATAGATATAGATTGTTTTACATCTATATCAATTATtccaataattgttttattctaTATAAGTTTTTCCAATTACAGtaattaatcaaacaaaaaatatagagCCTGAAAGATCAACAAACCTTGCAGCAGCATTAAATCCAACTGAAATCATGAAAACCCATCCAGATATTGTCATGCTGCATTAAAGAAGAGAGGAATGAATAGTGTTCACAAGTAAGTCCATAGTGTTAGCAAGGTCGACATTGTCAAGCACCATAccttttctttgaatttcttttcttgaaggtagcaagaaataaaatattctgAAAGAACCAAGTCTAGTAAATTACTTACCAAACTGAGAGTGAGTCTAATGCAACCTCAGCATTTTCAAGCAATCCAGCAATCAGGACTAAAATCTGAAAGTACCACGTCTCTAAACATAACATTACTGCTGATGCAGCAGACAGTTTGAAGAAGCTCCAAAGCCCACTAAAGGCCTTCACGCTAAAACCTTTCCATGTGTTTCTGCACTTCTTGCTCATTACAATGTACACAAACTGAGCCACCACAATGATCCACCAGGATAAACTCAACACAAGACCTGCTCCTAGTAAGCCCCAGTTCCATTTGAAGACTGCAAGCCAGGTGAGCAAAACATGCACCACAAGTGCACCTAGTGATATGTACGCGCTAGGTGCGATTATGCTTTGTGCTTGCAAGAATTTTTGAATAGGAAAGTTGGCAGCATAAGCGAAAATTTGAGGGATGAGTCCAAAGACAAAAACTGCAGCTGCTGATGCTATATTGACTGGTTCCCCAAGTAAGATCAAGATTGGTTTGGAAAATATATAGATCATCATTAAGGGGATCCCTGTTGCCATGAGGAGAACAGTTGATCTTTGGAGGTATATGCCTAGCATTTCATGTCTGTTTGCTCCATATGCTTGGCCACACAGAGTTTCTACTGCACTTCCCATACCAAGCTGCAACAAGACAAGAACTTATTTAGCAAAAGTAGAGGAGATTTCTCCACttgatatagaaagaaaaaacaagaagtatAAAGAAAGACAAACCGATGGAGGATTGTGCATGAAGTTCTTTTTTGGCCTAAAGGCTTCCCCCAAAAAAACCAGAAACACTACTTCCAAATATCGATCCTTACTAAAGCTTAAAAGGGTAAAAAGGAAAGGAataaacaaaagagagagaagaaaagaaaagagaatgaTCATGACCATCCATGAACTACATGTGCAAGAGCAGATAGAGATCAGGAGGTTTTACCATAAGGCCATAGGCAAAAACTTGGATACCAGTGTTACCAAGAGAAACAGCAGCAAGCTCAAGATTTCCAAGGTGACCGCAAAAGATCTGAGTAGACATAGAAACAACGTTATTGAGCAAGTAAACTATCACAGCTGGAGCTGCAAGGTGGAAAAGCAATTTCAGTTCAACCCAAGAAGCTGAACGGATTCTCTTAGAGTATGGTGCTTCAGTATCTGTTAGTATTTGTTCAAGCTCATCGCTCACTGTCTCATGATCATCATGGACAGAGAGTTTAAAGCTTAATCTCGGAGGATCAGTCTCCATTTCCCTCCTCTTTTGCGCTTGTGATTTGAGCTTCTATATCAAATAAATGTTTTGTCTAGATGTACATAACAGATACTACTTATAtgctgaagttttttttttttttttttttttataatcatcgaGAGTATATTGAGAAGGCCATAAAGCGAATAGCCAAAGAGAAATAcaagcaatataaaaaattaaaaaaaaaaaaaaaaaactaatctactacagcaaacaacaagaagactacctaagatttcttattacaccataatttgatgccatcagaagatcttaagaggtcatttcctgtataattaaagtttgaatcttgagTATGCAACCAAATAGCAACCCGATGAAGGATAGTggagaaacaatcaaacaagtttatagttccctcctcaaaaacaattttgttcctcAGCAACCATATACCCCAAATAGTACTACTTGAAATTAATCTCCAAGCTGATCTTTGGAATTTGCCATGAACCATTTCGGGCCACTGCAGAAAAAGCAAGTCGATTGTTCTCGGTAAACAACATTGGATAccccaccaatccaaaactttcATCCAAACACTCCTAGAAAAGTTACAATGTATAAAAAGATGCTCTGAGGTTTCCAAATTTGAGCTGCAAAAGACACATGAAGCTTGTGTGGCAGACAAAACAGTCCGTTGATGGAGAAAAGCTCTTGTACTAACTTTGTCCTGTACTGCCAACCAGAGAAATACCTGAACTTTTGGAGGAGCCTCTTTAATCCAAACATTGGCTTCGAAGACTCTATCAGTCACAGAGGAGGTATTGTCAATTATGCTGAAGTTTATATCGACGAAGCTACTTGTAAATTCTTGAATTCCTCCTTTCCACATCATGTAGTCAACATGGTACAAAGACAACTGCATTCATGAAGTCAAATGTGAAATCAGTGTGGTTAATTTAATTGGTATCCTTGCTACGTCTCCATCGATCATTACATCATTTATTTTGTCGAACGTGCTTCACGTTGTTGTGGGCTGCgtatgaaaaaggaaaagaaaagttttGTAAAGTATAAACATGTGAGAGGTCCATCGCGTGCATGCACTGGGGTTACAAAAtgcacaatttaaaaaaataataataatatgagaCTGCCAAATAGCAATTTATCTTTTGTAACTGACAATGTAGTCTtattacctctttttttttttatcaaatttaatgtGAAAGTCTTGCGCAAAAATTCATCCACTATTCATTTAACAGCGATGCTAGTGCGGTGCTGCcagatcattttctttttctctttagtGAAATTCTCCAAGGACATGATGATTATGATTCTCTGATCGGTGGTGATTAGCAAGGAAACTATGATTGATTTGTAGGTATTTAATAAGATTTGGTTTcggaatttaatttctttaagtCAAAACGTCCAATAAAAAATCGTCTAGGAGACAGacaaatcaaaaacttgctgagGCAAAAGGGTTGGGGATAAATTAGTAGGATAGGATAAGTCAAGGACTAATCTGTTAGTGATTCTACATGTTGGGGActgatttgtatttttctctATTTCTATAGCATGCAACACCAGAATTGTTCAGAAACaggataatattataatttttctgaaaattgaagttggaaaaagaaaaactagaattTTATATGTTCAAATGCATTATTTCTCTATctagaaaactggaaaaatagttattctatttttctaaagctgtattgaatttaaaaaacataagttcTAGACGATTTTCCAATataagtttttcatttttttcaaaatgaagaaaaaatatgaacaatacaatttttttcttttatatatatacaagcatTTTtagcaatataaaatattaattaccaTGATAATTATAAATCATGGGTTTGATTTTCTTATGAAAAATAGTTGTATTCATGatataaagaaaaatccataaaaaagaaaaagaaaaactattttctGTTACTaaacacatatatatattatctcgTTCTCGAAATCACACaaagacttgtttttttaatttttttatttaacaccATAAAAGACTAGTCAAGAGTTTAATGACCAGTTCCTCAATTTCGATTTtcgaaatttattttatgatcatCATAAGTCAAGAGTTGGGGATGGGGATTTGACACATAAAATCTGCGAAGAACATTCAGCTAAAATTTGGAGTTTAATTTTCACGCAGAAATTTCAAGTTGAAACTTGGAAGCCGTCCCTCGtgagaggaaaaaacaaaacatagaaATTTGGAGAATGGTCCTACTTAATTATGGTGTCCAAGAATCATTGAAATTGAACGTTCTAGTAAGCAAGCAAAAATTCTGAAACACAAAATCCTAGACGTgaattattagatttattttgtcCTGGCCACTGCATCGTCAGTAAATGATTTGTGGTCTAGAAAATACAGTGGTTTGTGGTCAAGAACTTGCATTTCTCTTTTAGGTTTCTCTTCCTCCAATATCTTGATTGGTTCCAGCTGCTTTCGATCCTTGTCATGTTTTGAAGAAGACGATACGTGTGTCTGCAGCCATTTTCTTGATCCCATCATTTGGAAAATGAATGGATACTATAAAAAGTCTGAGTCATTGAGTAATTATAGGCATAAATATTgctaaatcaattaaaatctaaCCCCTTCATGTTCACCATCTCTATCCAAATGACATGCATATTTAGATTTTTCACATATCATAAtgacataaaattattataaaattcaactctaatcttcttctttctctcttattaaattaataaagtattaatttatAAGCTTATACAAGTCTTAAACTAAATGATTTCTCTCGAGATTTAGACTTTTCTGATAATTTAAGATGATGACTCTTCAATATATCTAACGGATAGACATGCATGCATATCTACAcaatttatctataaaatattcATGATTGCATGcttattaattaaatgattgtttataatttaagaTGGCTCCTCAATATATAAATCTAACGGATagacatgcatatatatatatatatatatatatatatatctacacAATCTATCTATAAAATGTTCATGATTGTATGCTTGTTAACTAAATGGTTGTTTAGAGGTgtgataacttttttattttgaatggtTTGTAgaagtgtattttatttaaaaaatattaaattaatttttttaatatttttaaataattttaatatgtttgaatcaataacatatctaaaacaaaaaatattttacaattaaatatcaaaaacacaTTAAACCGTGCGAATCAAATAATCTCAAATTTGGTGTGTCACCAAATTATAGAGACCCGACAGATGTAAATTATAGACCCCTCCATGATTGCATTATTTAGTTCAAAAATCATCTATTATTACAAAAGGAAAAGTCTTGTCTGTAGAAGTCCTCTCCCTAGACATCACAATTCCAACTAGAACACCACTACTTTCGATTCTCTTGAGTTGTAAGAATTATTCCTCCAACATCATTCATGAGTAGAGATAGCATTCTCATCATCACAAATTATTCCTTCCTATCCATCAACCCCAGAGACTGAACTGGAAGGACAAAAATCAATGTCTTCTGCACATGATGAGGAGTCCAAAAACCGCAGTCCCACTCTTCACAAAGAGTCTACTTTAATTACTCCACAAGAAGAGGCTGCCCTTTTTCATCCCATGAACTCAACCGGTTTTTGGCACTCTCCACCTGTAAATTTCGACACAAATTGATAATGTTACTATTCATTTTACTTCtttaactcaaaattaattagggacgaaatcaaaataatatgatatgaaaacaaaatcattcacatttaatttatatatacatagtAGTAATGTTTTATAAAGGGTAAGGGTGATATAAGCTCGGTGTTTTATGATTGCagtaatttttaaagtaattttagttgaaatTACATAAccgatattttttattttaaaaaaaatatttttaatatttaaacaatattCCAAACCATGCTTAAGAAAGCATGGCATATCCATTACATGCATGGATGTCAGACATTGGAAACATAAATAAGCATTGGGACGTGTATTGAGAGCAGATTGTGTTCAATAATTGAAAAAGAGATATGATTGCATTCAAGTGCGGTTGGCCTACAATAATTACTGTGGTCAAAGTGATTTATGCCATTATGTGATAGACATGACCAATCTCTTCTAGATGG from the Populus nigra chromosome 9, ddPopNigr1.1, whole genome shotgun sequence genome contains:
- the LOC133703339 gene encoding protein DETOXIFICATION 40-like isoform X1 — translated: METDPPRLSFKLSVHDDHETVSDELEQILTDTEAPYSKRIRSASWVELKLLFHLAAPAVIVYLLNNVVSMSTQIFCGHLGNLELAAVSLGNTGIQVFAYGLMLGMGSAVETLCGQAYGANRHEMLGIYLQRSTVLLMATGIPLMMIYIFSKPILILLGEPVNIASAAAVFVFGLIPQIFAYAANFPIQKFLQAQSIIAPSAYISLGALVVHVLLTWLAVFKWNWGLLGAGLVLSLSWWIIVVAQFVYIVMSKKCRNTWKGFSVKAFSGLWSFFKLSAASAVMLCLETWYFQILVLIAGLLENAEVALDSLSVCMTISGWVFMISVGFNAAASVRVSNELGAGHPKSASFSVLVVTSCSFVVSVIAAIIVLIFRDSISYIFTEGEVVAKAASDLSPFLAVTLILNGVQPVLSGVAVGCGWQAFVAYVNVGCYYLIGVPLGVLLGFTFDLGAKGIWSGMLGGTVLQTLILLWVTWRTDWNKEVEGAKNRLSTWDDKREPLLQK
- the LOC133703339 gene encoding protein DETOXIFICATION 40-like isoform X2 codes for the protein MVMIILFSFLLSLLFIPFLFTLLSFSKDRYLEVVFLVFLGEAFRPKKNFMHNPPSLGMGSAVETLCGQAYGANRHEMLGIYLQRSTVLLMATGIPLMMIYIFSKPILILLGEPVNIASAAAVFVFGLIPQIFAYAANFPIQKFLQAQSIIAPSAYISLGALVVHVLLTWLAVFKWNWGLLGAGLVLSLSWWIIVVAQFVYIVMSKKCRNTWKGFSVKAFSGLWSFFKLSAASAVMLCLETWYFQILVLIAGLLENAEVALDSLSVCMTISGWVFMISVGFNAAASVRVSNELGAGHPKSASFSVLVVTSCSFVVSVIAAIIVLIFRDSISYIFTEGEVVAKAASDLSPFLAVTLILNGVQPVLSGVAVGCGWQAFVAYVNVGCYYLIGVPLGVLLGFTFDLGAKGIWSGMLGGTVLQTLILLWVTWRTDWNKEVEGAKNRLSTWDDKREPLLQK